The Trichocoleus sp. FACHB-46 DNA window AGACTAGCGACTTGCGGGAGATAGCCCCACTGCTGGAAGCCAAATTTCTCAAACAACCGCAAACTCGGTTGGTTATGAGCAAAGATGAAGCCGAGCAAGTTTTTTAAGCCTAGCTGCGGGCTGCGCTGAATTGCTTGCTGCAAAAGAACTTGCCCAATTCCTCGACGCTGATAAGGTGCAGCTACGTAAACACTCACTTCGGCGGTGGCTTGGTAGGCGGGTCTGCCATAAAAAGATTGAAAGCTGAGCCAACCCACCACAGTCTGCTCCTGTTCCATTACCCATAAAGGCCGAGATTGATAGTTGCGATCGCGTAACCAAGCCAAACGGCTCTCTACGGTGACAGGTTGAGTATCCGCTGTGACCCTGCGGCTAGGAATGGTGGCATTGTAAATTTCTACGATCGCGGGTAGGTCAGCCTCCACCGCATCCCGAATTGGCATTTAAAAAATCCCTCAAGAAAAATTTGAGAAAACGTTTGACAAACCCGTGAAACATCAGCATAATAGAAATCGCGACTTGCAAGGGACTGTAGTTCAATTGGTTAGAGCACCGCCCTGTCACGGCGGAAGTTGCGGGTTCGAGCCCCGTCAGTCCCGTAAAATAAGTAATGAAGGATGAGGGATGAAGGATGAATTAGAATTCTTTCATCCCTCATCCTTCCTGTTGCATCCTTCTATTTTTTGACCTATGACTGTTCGAGTCCGTCTTGCCCCCAGCCCCACAGGGAACTTGCATATTGGTACTGCCAGAACTGCGGTTTTTAACTGGCTGTTTGCCCGCCATCAGGGTGGTCAATTCATCTTGCGGATTGAGGACACTGACATAGAGCGATCGCGTCCGGAATACACCCAAAACATTCTGGAAGGTTTGACCTGGCTAGGCATGACCTGGGATGAAGGGCCGTTCTACCAAACTCAACGGATGGACTTGTATCGGCAGGCAATTCAATCTCT harbors:
- a CDS encoding GNAT family N-acetyltransferase, whose protein sequence is MPIRDAVEADLPAIVEIYNATIPSRRVTADTQPVTVESRLAWLRDRNYQSRPLWVMEQEQTVVGWLSFQSFYGRPAYQATAEVSVYVAAPYQRRGIGQVLLQQAIQRSPQLGLKNLLGFIFAHNQPSLRLFEKFGFQQWGYLPQVASLDGVERDLVILGRKISGAEPLDQL